The Candidatus Baltobacteraceae bacterium genome includes a window with the following:
- a CDS encoding adenine phosphoribosyltransferase encodes MHLTELKGLIRTIPDFPIAGIQFRDITPLIKHPEGFRSMIDMFVERFRNERIDVVVGVEARGYILAAPLAYELGAGFVPVRKPGKLPGSKMTEEYALEYGTNSLEVHDDAVGRGKRVLIVDDVLATGGTAAATGRLVERLGAEIVEFAFLIELEALAGRKALGNHKITSFISY; translated from the coding sequence GTGCATCTGACCGAGCTCAAGGGTCTGATTAGAACGATCCCTGATTTCCCGATTGCGGGGATTCAGTTCCGCGATATCACGCCACTGATCAAACATCCCGAGGGCTTTCGCTCGATGATCGACATGTTCGTGGAGCGCTTCCGCAACGAACGTATCGACGTCGTCGTCGGGGTCGAGGCCCGCGGGTACATTCTCGCGGCACCCCTGGCCTACGAGCTTGGCGCCGGATTCGTGCCCGTTCGCAAGCCGGGCAAGCTGCCGGGTTCAAAGATGACTGAAGAGTACGCGCTCGAGTACGGTACCAATTCGCTCGAAGTCCACGACGATGCCGTCGGCCGCGGGAAGCGCGTCCTGATCGTTGACGACGTCCTCGCAACCGGCGGCACGGCGGCGGCGACTGGACGCCTGGTCGAGCGCCTCGGCGCCGAGATCGTCGAATTTGCCTTCCTGATCGAGCTCGAAGCGCTGGCCGGCCGCAAGGCTCTCGGCAACCACAAGATTACCAGCTTCATCAGCTACTGA